One part of the Fusobacterium pseudoperiodonticum genome encodes these proteins:
- a CDS encoding ABC transporter substrate-binding protein, translating to MKKKFIYLCLIVTIVLLGCFGKEKETEEVVKTNEEKIITIAEKAEIKTLDPQNTVDSASLSVIQMINQRLFKIDNNGNIIPEIAEEATKVNEKTTLIKIKKDLFFSNGEPVTVDDVLFSLNRAKESPRMTQDFYMIESFEKVDDSTIKVKTFYEAGNLLHKLASMGASIMSKKALEENETNIVGSGMFKLKEWVAGDRLVLERNTYFKDANSNIKEIVIKFIPEANSRMIMLETGEVDIAESLLPLDFQKISKEDEKFVSVEMQSSSNMFIGFDLRDKHLADKRVRQAIAYAINNKDIVDSIYNGSATVATSPIPKITTGHNENSNPYTQNIKKAKQLLAEAGYADGFNIVLNVNEDNQRVDTAVVIQDNLKAIGINVEIKTYQWASYVAFVENPAQEKGMFLMAWNIANDDPDELLYPLYHSSQIDAHTNVVFYKNEEFDNLISKARETTDKEKRIDLYKKAQDIIQEELPHYAILYPMQNFAYKKSIKGIEVNKRGYFNFQNTIVE from the coding sequence ATGAAAAAGAAGTTTATTTATTTATGTTTAATTGTAACTATAGTATTGTTAGGATGTTTTGGAAAAGAGAAGGAAACTGAAGAAGTTGTTAAGACTAATGAGGAAAAAATAATCACAATAGCAGAAAAAGCTGAGATAAAAACATTAGATCCACAAAATACAGTTGATTCTGCTTCATTATCAGTGATACAAATGATTAATCAAAGATTATTTAAGATAGATAACAATGGAAATATAATTCCAGAAATAGCAGAAGAAGCTACAAAAGTTAATGAAAAGACTACTCTTATAAAAATAAAAAAAGATTTATTTTTTAGTAATGGAGAACCTGTAACAGTAGATGATGTATTATTCTCATTGAATAGAGCTAAAGAATCTCCAAGAATGACACAAGATTTCTATATGATAGAAAGTTTTGAAAAAGTAGATGATTCTACAATAAAAGTTAAAACTTTTTATGAAGCAGGAAATTTACTTCATAAATTAGCTTCTATGGGAGCTTCAATTATGAGTAAGAAAGCCTTAGAAGAAAATGAAACAAATATAGTTGGATCTGGAATGTTTAAATTAAAAGAATGGGTAGCTGGAGATAGATTAGTCCTAGAAAGAAATACATACTTTAAAGATGCTAACTCAAATATTAAAGAAATAGTTATAAAGTTTATTCCTGAAGCAAATAGTAGAATGATAATGTTAGAAACAGGTGAAGTTGATATTGCTGAAAGCTTACTACCATTAGATTTTCAAAAAATATCAAAAGAAGATGAGAAGTTTGTATCTGTTGAAATGCAATCTTCAAGTAATATGTTTATAGGGTTTGATTTAAGAGATAAGCATTTAGCTGATAAAAGAGTAAGACAAGCTATTGCCTATGCAATAAATAATAAAGATATAGTTGATAGCATATATAATGGAAGTGCAACTGTTGCAACATCTCCTATACCTAAAATTACAACAGGACATAATGAAAATTCTAATCCTTATACACAAAATATAAAAAAAGCTAAACAACTTTTAGCAGAAGCTGGATATGCTGATGGCTTTAATATAGTTTTAAATGTGAATGAAGATAACCAAAGAGTTGATACTGCAGTAGTAATCCAAGATAACTTAAAAGCTATTGGGATAAATGTAGAAATAAAAACATATCAATGGGCTTCATATGTAGCATTTGTAGAAAATCCTGCTCAAGAAAAAGGAATGTTCTTAATGGCATGGAATATAGCTAATGACGATCCTGATGAACTTCTATATCCTCTTTATCATAGTTCACAAATAGATGCTCATACTAATGTTGTTTTCTATAAGAATGAAGAGTTTGATAACTTAATATCAAAAGCAAGAGAAACTACTGATAAAGAAAAAAGAATAGATTTATATAAAAAGGCTCAAGATATTATTCAAGAAGAAT